Proteins co-encoded in one Halorussus lipolyticus genomic window:
- a CDS encoding ABC transporter permease subunit, translating to MNLRKTLRIARWEVSKNAGQLDRRTLAVGLAVLLAVGALTPMVAQKGVTLDDGIYKIGVSPDSPYYEPVADDPTFVPVEPDRNAADVVVCTDETPGCPTGEILWDDTRKGEAAVAEFRKTVKRYNDGLMASESDQSAAFPVSVSVRYEEQTGLNPTGAGSDPETRRTTREDQKRLGGGGSQPDGADSPGATTAPGAGTGQSDGPVQAPSVGSGGGSLFGGNARGGTPSDIAPPFPFESLVLAFAFVLPMNFVIQAYASTILDERINERGELLLVSPVSRGDIIAGKTLPYLTGMIAIASITAVGIAVLTPAAEGAMAVASTAAAAVSAVVPIALLFLASAFVGGMFARSFKELTFVTVTLSVFLTSYAFIPAIFTNVHPVAAISPLTLVVKALRGTAFSLGEYAFSTGPLYLSAGVLFALGAGVYREEDMFTQRPVPLKFLDALDSQISGRRSMVKLSALSIPFVFVGELLAVALLFALPVSLSMPVLLVAIALVEEVAKSVHVYAGIAHDRFDRTLRSAATLGFLSGLGFFLGEKATAVAQLVGLPNLELGQAAFGTVTGLGVETSPLVLVGLLFAPLALHTVTTTISAVGATRNRNWYAGTLVVATLLHAVYNLTVVSYLG from the coding sequence GTGAACCTGCGAAAGACCCTCCGCATCGCGCGCTGGGAGGTCTCGAAGAACGCGGGCCAACTCGACCGCCGGACGCTCGCGGTCGGTCTCGCGGTCCTGCTGGCGGTCGGCGCGCTGACCCCGATGGTCGCCCAGAAGGGCGTCACCTTGGACGACGGCATCTACAAAATCGGCGTCTCGCCCGACAGTCCCTACTACGAACCGGTCGCCGACGACCCGACGTTCGTCCCGGTCGAACCGGACCGCAACGCCGCCGATGTGGTCGTCTGCACCGACGAGACACCCGGTTGTCCAACTGGCGAGATTCTGTGGGACGACACCCGGAAGGGCGAGGCCGCAGTGGCCGAGTTCCGCAAGACCGTCAAACGCTACAACGACGGCCTGATGGCCAGCGAGTCCGACCAGTCCGCCGCCTTCCCAGTGTCGGTCTCGGTGCGCTACGAGGAGCAGACCGGTCTCAATCCGACCGGCGCAGGCTCCGACCCTGAAACCCGGCGCACGACCCGAGAGGACCAAAAGCGCCTCGGCGGTGGCGGAAGCCAACCCGACGGCGCGGACTCGCCCGGAGCGACCACCGCGCCGGGGGCCGGGACGGGCCAGAGCGACGGCCCGGTGCAGGCCCCCTCGGTCGGGAGCGGCGGCGGGTCGCTGTTCGGCGGGAACGCCCGCGGCGGCACCCCCTCGGACATCGCGCCGCCCTTCCCCTTCGAGTCGCTGGTGCTGGCGTTCGCGTTCGTCCTCCCGATGAACTTCGTGATTCAGGCCTACGCTTCGACGATTCTGGACGAGCGAATCAACGAGCGCGGCGAACTCCTGTTGGTCTCGCCGGTGAGCAGGGGTGACATCATCGCGGGCAAGACCCTGCCGTACCTCACCGGCATGATTGCCATCGCCTCGATTACGGCGGTCGGTATCGCGGTGCTGACGCCCGCCGCCGAGGGAGCGATGGCGGTCGCCTCCACCGCGGCGGCCGCAGTTTCCGCGGTGGTCCCCATCGCCCTGCTGTTCCTCGCGTCGGCGTTCGTCGGCGGGATGTTCGCCCGGTCGTTCAAGGAACTCACCTTCGTCACGGTGACGCTCTCGGTGTTCCTGACATCCTACGCGTTCATCCCGGCAATCTTCACCAACGTCCACCCGGTCGCGGCCATCTCGCCCCTGACGCTCGTGGTGAAGGCCCTGCGAGGCACCGCGTTCTCGCTCGGCGAGTACGCCTTCTCGACCGGGCCACTCTACCTCTCGGCGGGCGTGCTGTTCGCGCTCGGTGCCGGCGTCTACCGCGAGGAGGACATGTTTACTCAGCGCCCGGTCCCCCTCAAATTCCTCGACGCCCTCGACAGCCAGATTTCGGGACGGCGCTCGATGGTCAAACTGAGCGCGCTCTCGATTCCGTTCGTCTTCGTCGGCGAACTGTTGGCGGTGGCCCTGCTCTTTGCGCTCCCGGTGTCGCTGTCGATGCCGGTCCTGCTGGTGGCCATCGCGCTGGTCGAGGAGGTGGCAAAGAGCGTCCACGTCTACGCCGGAATCGCCCACGACAGATTCGACCGGACCCTCCGGTCCGCGGCGACTCTCGGGTTCCTCTCGGGACTGGGCTTCTTCCTCGGCGAGAAGGCGACCGCGGTGGCCCAGTTGGTCGGCCTGCCGAACCTCGAACTCGGGCAGGCCGCGTTCGGCACCGTGACCGGTCTCGGCGTCGAAACCTCGCCGCTGGTGTTGGTCGGCCTGCTGTTCGCACCGCTCGCGCTTCACACTGTCACGACGACTATCAGTGCGGTCGGGGCGACCCGCAACCGAAACTGGTACGCCGGGACGCTGGTGGTGGCGACGCTACTTCACGCTGTCTACAACCTAACGGTGGTGAGTTACCTTGGGTAA
- a CDS encoding carotenoid oxygenase family protein, protein MPAYSPGFRSLDTEHDGLALDVDGEIPAWLSGSLVRNGPGRFEVGGERVEHWFDGLAMLHKFRFEEGGGKVCYSNRFLRTEAYREAVEEGRLTSQFATSGSYLDQLRSFLDDPTDNANVNVDRVGGEYVALTETPRRVRFDPTDLSARGDQTYADDMTVHHVTAHLRHDDRRGETVGYATQFGRTNKYHVYRVLDDSTANGARPSRVPVASLEVERPAYLHSFGLTRRYAVIVEPPFVVNPMRFLLPGSGGFIDKFRWKPERGTRFLVFDRETGDLTAERTAPPFFFFHTVNAFEDDETGEIVVDLVAYEDAAIVRDLFMASVEGDREDSAADAGPVLDAATGELARFRVPVEDSGRGADGGRVERRNLYTGMELPRIAPRARMEPYRYAYGQATARKGQNGLAKVNVETGEATEWWADGCYAGEPIFVPKPASEEDDEDSVAPEDRERPEDRGVVLAPVLDTETEESLLVVLDGETFEELARAHVPHHIPFGFHGEFFAEITT, encoded by the coding sequence ATGCCAGCCTACAGTCCCGGATTCCGGTCGCTCGACACCGAACACGACGGCCTCGCGCTCGACGTGGACGGCGAGATTCCTGCGTGGCTCTCGGGGTCGCTGGTCCGCAACGGCCCCGGCAGGTTCGAAGTCGGCGGCGAGCGCGTCGAACACTGGTTCGACGGACTGGCGATGCTCCACAAGTTCCGGTTCGAGGAGGGCGGCGGCAAGGTGTGCTACTCGAATCGCTTCCTTCGGACCGAGGCCTACCGCGAGGCGGTCGAGGAGGGCCGACTCACCAGCCAGTTCGCCACTTCCGGGAGCTACCTCGACCAACTCAGGTCGTTTCTGGACGACCCGACAGACAACGCGAACGTCAACGTGGACCGAGTGGGCGGGGAGTACGTCGCACTGACCGAGACGCCGCGGCGCGTCCGGTTCGACCCGACCGACCTGTCGGCGCGGGGCGACCAGACCTACGCCGACGACATGACGGTCCACCACGTCACCGCCCACCTCCGGCACGACGACCGGCGAGGTGAGACCGTCGGCTACGCGACCCAGTTCGGGCGCACGAACAAGTATCACGTCTATCGCGTGCTGGACGATTCGACCGCGAACGGTGCCCGACCGAGCAGGGTTCCCGTCGCCTCGCTCGAAGTCGAGCGACCGGCGTATCTCCACAGTTTCGGGCTGACGCGCCGATACGCCGTCATCGTGGAACCGCCGTTCGTGGTCAACCCGATGCGGTTCCTCCTGCCGGGGAGCGGCGGGTTCATCGACAAGTTCCGGTGGAAACCCGAGCGCGGGACGCGATTTCTGGTCTTCGACCGGGAGACGGGGGACCTCACGGCCGAGCGGACCGCGCCGCCCTTCTTCTTCTTCCACACCGTCAACGCCTTCGAGGACGACGAGACCGGCGAAATCGTCGTGGACCTCGTGGCCTACGAGGACGCCGCCATCGTCCGCGACCTGTTCATGGCCTCGGTCGAGGGGGACCGCGAGGACAGCGCGGCCGACGCCGGGCCGGTCCTCGACGCCGCGACCGGAGAACTCGCGCGATTCCGGGTCCCGGTCGAGGACAGTGGCCGGGGTGCGGACGGTGGCCGGGTCGAGCGCCGGAATCTATACACCGGGATGGAACTCCCGCGAATCGCCCCGCGGGCGAGGATGGAACCCTATCGCTACGCCTACGGGCAGGCCACGGCCCGCAAGGGCCAGAACGGACTGGCGAAGGTCAACGTCGAGACTGGCGAGGCCACCGAGTGGTGGGCAGACGGGTGCTACGCGGGAGAGCCGATTTTCGTCCCGAAACCGGCCTCGGAGGAGGACGACGAGGATTCCGTCGCGCCCGAGGACCGCGAGCGACCAGAGGACCGCGGCGTGGTCCTTGCGCCCGTCCTCGACACCGAAACCGAGGAGTCCCTGCTGGTCGTTCTCGACGGCGAAACGTTCGAGGAACTGGCGAGAGCGCACGTCCCCCACCACATCCCGTTCGGCTTCCATGGCGAGTTCTTTGCCGAGATTACAACGTAG
- a CDS encoding DNA-directed RNA polymerase subunit epsilon — translation MTEGWTDSLPAWQSESLADDPDAQRPLSQRPGDGAVARADLQRDQTVRKWGPVTPSATQIGRAESPDADLSDSVRRLHEERHSAMAGHSARMHRLDKLRIAHALCNDLSLTPWQRDRVVGVMSDLDLTAFGSQRAIPKVALVVIRHVVDREREHYLGLHDDEWIRGLSPERLESLYDQFDSISDEDRFEELLSKHDLNVTSLNRLRRTLKDQLREQGLEEAVYGRNPHRDPNLPSVEARRADEAHEQ, via the coding sequence ATGACCGAGGGGTGGACCGACTCACTGCCGGCGTGGCAGTCCGAGTCTCTCGCAGACGACCCAGACGCCCAGCGACCGCTGAGCCAGCGTCCCGGAGACGGCGCGGTGGCGCGGGCCGACCTCCAGCGCGACCAGACCGTCCGGAAGTGGGGTCCGGTGACGCCGAGCGCGACCCAAATCGGCCGGGCCGAGTCGCCCGACGCCGACCTCTCCGACAGCGTTCGGCGACTCCACGAGGAGCGCCACTCGGCGATGGCGGGCCACAGCGCCCGGATGCACCGCCTCGACAAACTCCGCATCGCTCACGCGCTCTGTAACGACCTGTCGCTGACGCCGTGGCAACGCGACAGGGTGGTGGGCGTCATGTCGGACCTCGATTTGACCGCGTTCGGAAGCCAGCGCGCGATTCCGAAGGTCGCGCTGGTGGTCATCCGCCACGTCGTGGACCGCGAGCGCGAACACTATCTGGGTCTCCACGACGACGAGTGGATTCGGGGCCTCTCGCCCGAGCGCCTCGAAAGTCTCTACGACCAGTTCGACTCGATTTCGGACGAGGACCGATTCGAGGAGCTACTGTCCAAGCACGACCTGAACGTCACGAGTCTGAACCGACTCCGGCGGACGCTCAAAGATCAACTCCGAGAGCAGGGGCTTGAGGAGGCCGTTTACGGCCGGAACCCCCACCGCGACCCGAACCTGCCGAGCGTCGAGGCCCGGCGGGCCGACGAAGCACACGAACAGTAG
- a CDS encoding PQQ-binding-like beta-propeller repeat protein produces the protein MADWTRRELLAGLGTAAVGVGGYWWFEEDHCIDRRELRWNLDGRHWSPPVTDEYSVYVSERHGYTGEDLVSRVASLKRFDGEPNWVFTVTGGGAGVPLVGSETIYVGTGADYVYALDKQTGHVQWRYDAGGRETYGGGAWGQPEWVDGLVVVGISHTPDSDAGPSDGSFVHRVVALDAGTGEEVWARSVDAKIWTGPVAVGETVVAATEAGGVYGLAVGDGTERWRTDVGERVWESIFGGDDGAVYVASEDEQVAEIAALDAESGDERWTAAVSGGVSATERDGERFFVGTDSGSLTAFSLADGQGQWNFGSEAAIAAVSSDGALAYVLDQRGYVFVLDAGTGERWDRFRVVEESLGDRCGWSPKYERATGLVAGDDELFVTGPWVGSVQRHREE, from the coding sequence ATGGCCGATTGGACTCGCCGCGAACTCCTCGCAGGCCTCGGCACTGCCGCGGTCGGCGTCGGCGGCTACTGGTGGTTCGAGGAGGACCACTGCATCGACCGGCGCGAACTGCGGTGGAACCTCGACGGCAGGCACTGGTCGCCCCCAGTCACCGACGAGTACTCGGTCTACGTCTCCGAGAGGCACGGCTACACCGGCGAGGACCTCGTTTCCCGAGTAGCATCGCTGAAACGATTCGACGGGGAGCCAAACTGGGTGTTCACCGTGACTGGCGGCGGTGCGGGCGTCCCGCTGGTCGGTAGCGAGACGATTTACGTCGGGACTGGCGCGGACTACGTGTACGCCCTCGACAAACAGACCGGCCACGTTCAGTGGCGCTACGACGCCGGCGGCCGGGAAACCTACGGCGGCGGCGCGTGGGGCCAACCCGAGTGGGTAGACGGCCTCGTGGTCGTCGGCATCTCCCACACCCCGGACTCGGACGCCGGGCCGAGCGACGGCAGTTTCGTCCACCGGGTCGTCGCGCTCGACGCCGGGACCGGCGAGGAGGTCTGGGCGCGCTCCGTGGACGCGAAGATCTGGACCGGACCGGTCGCAGTCGGTGAGACCGTCGTCGCGGCGACAGAGGCCGGAGGAGTCTACGGGCTTGCGGTCGGTGACGGAACTGAACGCTGGCGAACCGACGTGGGCGAGAGGGTCTGGGAGTCGATATTCGGGGGCGACGACGGAGCAGTCTACGTCGCCAGCGAGGACGAACAAGTCGCAGAAATCGCGGCGCTCGACGCCGAATCCGGGGACGAGCGATGGACGGCCGCGGTGTCTGGCGGCGTCTCGGCGACCGAGCGCGACGGCGAACGCTTCTTCGTCGGCACCGACTCGGGGAGCCTAACCGCCTTCTCGTTGGCTGATGGTCAGGGCCAATGGAATTTCGGCAGTGAGGCCGCGATAGCCGCGGTCTCGTCAGATGGCGCGCTGGCCTACGTTCTCGACCAGCGAGGGTACGTCTTCGTCCTCGACGCCGGGACCGGCGAGCGCTGGGACCGATTCCGCGTCGTCGAGGAGTCGCTGGGGGACAGATGCGGGTGGAGTCCCAAGTACGAGCGAGCGACTGGACTGGTCGCTGGCGACGACGAACTGTTCGTGACCGGGCCGTGGGTCGGGAGCGTCCAGCGCCACCGCGAGGAGTAA
- a CDS encoding HalX domain-containing protein, with translation MPNNATVLIVDDEKPITDAYAQWLEDDYSVRTAYSGSEALEKLDEEVNVVLLDRRMPDLSGEDVLDEIHEQELTCRVALVSAVEPDFDILELGFDAYLEKPVSDPDELLETVEKLLRRTTYDTQIQQFLSLANKKAALETKKSDEELRASDEYAQLTDELAQLRAELSNTATELDDEDLRAEFQGSDADRGSDE, from the coding sequence ATGCCCAACAACGCTACAGTGCTCATCGTCGACGACGAGAAGCCGATAACCGATGCGTACGCCCAGTGGCTCGAAGACGACTACAGCGTCCGCACGGCCTACAGCGGGTCGGAGGCCCTCGAAAAACTCGACGAGGAGGTCAACGTGGTCCTGCTAGACCGCCGGATGCCCGACCTCTCGGGCGAGGACGTGCTGGACGAGATTCACGAGCAGGAACTCACCTGCCGGGTCGCGCTCGTCTCGGCGGTCGAACCCGACTTCGACATCCTCGAACTCGGCTTCGACGCCTACCTCGAAAAGCCGGTGTCCGACCCCGACGAACTCCTCGAAACCGTCGAGAAGTTGCTCCGGCGCACCACCTATGACACCCAGATACAGCAGTTCCTCTCGCTGGCGAACAAGAAGGCGGCCTTGGAGACCAAAAAGAGCGACGAGGAGCTACGGGCCAGCGACGAGTACGCCCAACTCACCGACGAGTTGGCCCAACTCCGGGCGGAACTCTCGAACACCGCGACGGAACTCGACGACGAGGACCTGCGCGCGGAGTTCCAAGGGTCGGACGCCGACCGCGGGTCCGACGAGTGA
- a CDS encoding helix-turn-helix transcriptional regulator, producing MNIDTSDRRQLEQSSNVLLLAPLTPTGNRTCLELLASTTSPDEANVAAVTYTPPPETWISDWKTHIDRLPAELAFIHANTVDTDDEETAGIPPGVSVSRVDPNQPMDIIAPLSERLTRWKGNGNRTMVSVQTLTILLEYVDFDTAFRYLHILTHRVQAADAIGFYHMDPEIHDEETINTLKSLFDAVVEVSDDGEKWSVTETYGDQRATSDHAQSHDTDVSVPDSETGLVASIRDSLTGVFSGASEPEPVGADAGTVPPDLDDSDSADATDESGPDSGVEGLPEEAMLTDEDRIRELLTQYGGRMKQADVTEETDWSKSTVSRKLSKMEEKGLITRVQVGRGNLVFLSGYEPETAKSPFEQGGTD from the coding sequence ATGAACATCGATACATCTGATAGAAGACAGTTAGAGCAGTCCTCTAACGTCCTCCTGTTGGCACCGCTGACGCCGACGGGCAATCGGACGTGTCTCGAACTGCTCGCCTCAACCACGTCGCCGGACGAGGCGAACGTCGCCGCAGTAACCTACACGCCGCCGCCGGAGACGTGGATTTCCGACTGGAAGACCCACATCGACCGACTGCCCGCGGAACTGGCGTTCATTCACGCGAACACCGTGGATACCGACGACGAGGAGACCGCCGGTATTCCGCCGGGAGTGTCGGTCTCACGAGTGGACCCCAACCAGCCGATGGACATCATCGCGCCGCTGAGCGAGCGCCTGACGCGCTGGAAGGGCAACGGGAATCGGACGATGGTGTCGGTCCAGACGCTGACGATTCTGCTGGAGTACGTGGACTTCGACACGGCGTTCCGGTACCTCCACATCCTGACCCACCGGGTGCAGGCGGCCGATGCCATCGGGTTCTACCACATGGACCCCGAAATCCACGACGAAGAGACCATCAACACGCTGAAATCGCTGTTCGACGCGGTAGTCGAAGTCTCCGACGACGGCGAGAAGTGGTCGGTCACGGAGACCTACGGCGACCAGCGAGCGACCAGCGACCACGCCCAGTCTCACGATACCGACGTATCGGTGCCCGACTCCGAGACCGGACTGGTCGCGTCGATTCGGGACTCGCTGACCGGCGTGTTCTCGGGGGCGTCCGAACCCGAACCGGTCGGCGCAGACGCCGGGACGGTACCCCCGGACCTCGACGACTCGGATTCGGCCGACGCCACCGACGAGTCGGGTCCGGATTCGGGCGTCGAGGGACTCCCCGAGGAGGCCATGCTGACCGACGAGGACCGAATTCGGGAACTCCTCACCCAGTACGGCGGTCGGATGAAGCAGGCCGACGTGACCGAGGAGACAGACTGGTCGAAATCGACCGTCAGCCGGAAACTGTCGAAGATGGAGGAGAAGGGACTCATCACTCGGGTACAGGTGGGACGAGGGAACCTCGTCTTCCTCAGCGGCTACGAACCCGAGACCGCCAAATCACCCTTCGAACAGGGAGGGACCGACTGA
- a CDS encoding DHH family phosphoesterase: MSAGITISSMSDYAILGCGSVGHAVAEELVEQGKDVLIIDRDADRVEALRDQDLNAQTADIREDDLYETISDNEVVLIMASDVEANKEAVRNIREHDGEQFIVVRASDPVSEDELTDLGADVVINPSEVIADSALRALETGELEYKAQQLAEVLEATGDRLAIVTHDNPDPDSIASAVALQAIADTLGVESDILYIGDIGHQENRAFVNLLGIELFPYAEADVDDYDTIALVDHAKATEATFDQPVDIFIDHFEPDEEYEAEFVDIRPSVSSTSTIMTKYIQEFDLNVSEEVATALLYGIRAETLDFKRDTTPADLTAAAYLYPFANHDTLEQVESPSMSPETLDVLAEAITNREVQGSHLVSNAGFIRDRDALTQAASHLLNLEGITTTAVFGIADDTIYLAARSKDIRMNIGKVLQDAFSEIGEAAGHSTQASVEIPLGIFTGIETTDDNRDTLLSLTEEAVKRKLFDAMGVESGEGSNGS; encoded by the coding sequence ATGAGCGCCGGGATTACCATCTCCTCTATGTCCGATTACGCCATTTTGGGCTGTGGTAGCGTCGGGCACGCTGTCGCCGAGGAGCTAGTGGAGCAGGGCAAAGACGTACTCATCATCGACCGGGACGCCGACCGGGTGGAAGCCCTGCGAGACCAAGACCTCAACGCCCAGACCGCCGACATCCGCGAGGACGACCTCTACGAGACTATTTCTGACAACGAGGTCGTCCTCATCATGGCCTCCGACGTGGAGGCAAACAAGGAGGCCGTTCGGAACATCAGGGAACACGACGGCGAGCAGTTTATCGTCGTGCGCGCGAGCGACCCGGTTTCGGAAGACGAACTCACCGACCTCGGGGCGGACGTGGTTATCAATCCCTCGGAGGTCATCGCCGATTCGGCGCTTCGGGCGCTCGAAACCGGCGAGTTGGAGTACAAGGCTCAACAGCTCGCCGAGGTCTTGGAGGCGACCGGCGACCGACTCGCCATCGTCACCCACGACAACCCAGACCCCGACTCCATCGCCAGCGCAGTCGCGCTACAGGCCATCGCCGACACGCTCGGCGTCGAGTCCGACATCCTCTACATCGGCGACATCGGCCATCAGGAGAACCGGGCGTTCGTCAACCTGCTGGGCATCGAGTTGTTCCCCTACGCCGAGGCCGACGTGGACGACTACGACACCATCGCGCTGGTGGACCACGCCAAGGCGACCGAGGCCACCTTCGACCAACCGGTAGACATCTTTATCGACCACTTCGAACCGGACGAGGAGTACGAAGCCGAGTTCGTGGACATCCGGCCCTCGGTGAGTTCGACCTCCACCATCATGACGAAGTACATTCAGGAGTTCGACCTGAACGTCAGCGAGGAGGTCGCTACCGCCCTGCTCTACGGCATCCGGGCCGAGACGCTGGACTTCAAGCGCGACACGACGCCAGCGGATTTGACCGCCGCGGCCTACCTCTACCCCTTCGCCAACCACGACACGCTCGAACAGGTCGAATCGCCCTCGATGTCCCCCGAGACGCTGGACGTGCTGGCGGAGGCCATCACCAACCGCGAAGTGCAGGGGAGTCACCTCGTGAGCAACGCGGGGTTCATCCGCGACCGGGACGCCCTGACGCAGGCCGCCTCCCACCTGCTGAATCTGGAGGGCATCACGACCACCGCCGTCTTCGGCATCGCCGACGACACCATCTACCTCGCCGCCCGGTCGAAGGACATCCGGATGAACATCGGCAAGGTGCTTCAGGACGCCTTCAGCGAAATCGGCGAGGCCGCGGGCCACTCGACGCAGGCCAGCGTCGAGATTCCGCTGGGCATCTTTACCGGCATCGAGACCACAGACGACAACCGCGACACGCTCCTCTCGCTGACCGAGGAGGCCGTCAAGCGCAAACTGTTCGACGCGATGGGCGTCGAGAGCGGCGAAGGCAGTAACGGAAGCTAA
- a CDS encoding ABC transporter ATP-binding protein, with the protein MIEVEDLRKTYSGFTAVEGSTFSVPEGEVFGVIGPNGAGKTTTLKMLAGLVEPTGGTARVAGYDAQDPEMRKHLGFLPEESPLYEDMTAISYLQFFADLYDVPGDVADERIHDTLDRLDLEHRERKIGDMSKGMTRKVAIARSLVNDPEVLIYDEPASGLDPLTTNYIIEFTRELAESGKTVVFSAHNLFHVESICDRVAVMNDGRIVARGSVENIREEHGRTEYRVYTTVEVEGSVRENGHFRRTVESMDAVEETRELAASAGGEVADIQTHTPSLEDIFLDLAENSPDVEGRP; encoded by the coding sequence ATGATAGAAGTCGAAGACCTCCGGAAGACCTACAGCGGGTTCACCGCCGTCGAGGGAAGCACCTTCTCGGTCCCCGAGGGCGAAGTGTTCGGCGTCATCGGTCCCAACGGCGCGGGCAAGACCACGACGCTGAAGATGCTCGCCGGATTGGTCGAACCGACCGGCGGCACCGCCCGCGTGGCGGGGTACGACGCCCAAGACCCCGAGATGCGCAAGCACCTCGGCTTCCTGCCCGAGGAGTCCCCGCTCTACGAGGACATGACCGCGATTTCCTACCTCCAGTTCTTCGCGGACCTCTACGACGTGCCGGGCGACGTGGCCGACGAGCGAATCCACGACACCTTGGACCGCCTCGACTTGGAACACCGCGAGCGAAAAATCGGCGACATGTCCAAGGGGATGACCCGGAAAGTCGCCATCGCCCGGTCGCTGGTCAACGACCCCGAGGTTCTGATTTACGACGAACCCGCGAGCGGCCTCGACCCTCTCACGACCAACTACATCATCGAGTTCACCCGCGAACTCGCCGAATCTGGCAAGACCGTCGTCTTCAGCGCCCACAACCTGTTCCACGTCGAGAGCATCTGCGACCGCGTGGCGGTCATGAACGACGGTCGAATCGTCGCCCGCGGGAGCGTCGAGAACATCCGCGAGGAACACGGCCGGACCGAGTACCGGGTCTACACTACCGTGGAAGTCGAGGGGTCGGTCCGCGAGAATGGCCACTTCCGGCGCACCGTCGAGAGCATGGACGCGGTGGAGGAGACCCGCGAACTCGCCGCTTCGGCCGGTGGCGAAGTCGCCGACATCCAGACTCACACCCCGAGCCTCGAAGACATCTTCCTCGACCTCGCCGAAAACTCGCCGGACGTGGAGGGCCGACCGTGA
- the glmU gene encoding bifunctional sugar-1-phosphate nucleotidylyltransferase/acetyltransferase produces the protein MQAVVLSAGQGTRIRPLSASLPKPMLPVADRPLSAHAADAAVEAGADELILVVGYEAEEVRDYFGDEYAGVPVTYAVQQEQAGTADAVRSASEYLDGPFAVLNGDNLYEPEAIAELFEEGPAVGAVRVEDPTNYGVLSTEDDTVTDIVEKPDDPPTNLANAGAYAFPAEARDWLDVPESERGEHEITDVVAEVIAEYDVGVAVMDRWLDVGRPWELLAANEWKLGELDREIRGEVHDDAELRGDVVVESGAEIDAGVVVEGPALIRSGASVGPNAYIRGATLVGEDAHVGHSVEIKNSVLGRGSHVAHLSYVGDSVLGRDVNFGAGTNVANLRHDGEPVRLTVKGDRVSTGRRKFGVVVGDEAKTGINASLNAGVKLSEGATTKPGEVVTRDR, from the coding sequence ATGCAAGCAGTCGTTCTCTCCGCCGGTCAGGGAACCCGAATCCGGCCGCTGTCGGCGTCGCTCCCGAAACCGATGCTCCCGGTGGCCGACCGACCGCTGTCTGCCCACGCCGCCGACGCCGCCGTCGAGGCGGGCGCAGACGAGTTGATTCTGGTCGTGGGCTACGAGGCCGAGGAGGTCCGGGACTACTTCGGCGACGAGTACGCCGGGGTCCCAGTCACCTACGCGGTCCAGCAGGAACAGGCCGGGACCGCCGACGCGGTTCGGTCTGCCAGCGAGTACCTCGACGGTCCTTTTGCGGTTCTCAACGGCGACAACCTCTACGAACCCGAGGCCATCGCCGAGTTGTTCGAGGAGGGACCGGCGGTCGGCGCGGTCCGGGTCGAGGACCCGACGAACTACGGGGTCCTCTCCACCGAGGACGACACCGTGACCGACATCGTGGAGAAGCCAGACGACCCGCCGACGAATCTGGCCAACGCCGGGGCCTACGCCTTCCCCGCGGAGGCCCGCGACTGGTTGGACGTGCCCGAAAGCGAGCGCGGCGAACACGAAATTACCGACGTGGTGGCCGAGGTCATCGCGGAGTACGACGTGGGAGTCGCCGTGATGGACCGGTGGCTAGACGTGGGTCGGCCGTGGGAACTGCTGGCGGCAAACGAGTGGAAACTGGGCGAACTGGACCGCGAGATTCGGGGCGAGGTCCACGACGACGCCGAACTCCGGGGTGACGTGGTGGTGGAATCGGGCGCGGAAATCGACGCCGGGGTCGTGGTCGAAGGCCCCGCCCTGATTCGGTCGGGGGCGAGCGTCGGGCCGAACGCCTACATCCGCGGGGCGACCCTCGTCGGTGAGGACGCCCACGTCGGCCACTCGGTCGAAATCAAGAACAGCGTCCTTGGGCGAGGCTCCCACGTCGCGCACCTGAGTTACGTCGGCGACAGCGTGCTGGGCCGGGACGTGAACTTCGGCGCAGGCACCAACGTCGCCAACCTCCGCCACGACGGCGAACCGGTGAGACTGACGGTCAAGGGCGACCGGGTTTCGACCGGCAGACGGAAGTTCGGCGTCGTGGTCGGCGACGAAGCCAAGACCGGCATCAACGCGAGTCTGAACGCCGGCGTGAAGCTCTCTGAAGGTGCGACGACGAAACCGGGCGAAGTGGTGACGCGGGATAGGTAG